The Pseudomonas sp. R4-35-07 genome contains a region encoding:
- a CDS encoding TIGR03752 family integrating conjugative element protein — MKANALLKWLVPAALLAVVLIIMKSWVAGGSKPSPEHPVHQGDIQLSAEQAKSLGIAGDTPRDTVATLVGQVKAMRSDMLGLKKHNDSLQTENNRLRERENSVDSRIQTALGSVTQQVDEGRRQANEARIKAEQDSRQASGLLTQLQEQLSGLTGKGKDMPIGLGLEPGDGDQFEGRHTANDALQWIEPSDAPSTEARGKTKTSSAPSLPNAFNSLEGLKDNAINRSQKQLREVTKGERDLTRSGDRTEGAQPVYTIPENATLMGSVAMTALIGRVPVDGTVNDPYPFKVLVGPENLTANGIDLPDVAGAVMSGTASGDWTLSCVRGQVESITFVFTDGTIRTVPQPKTVSSRNASTTQSSNTDKIRGGLGYLSDPYGIPCIAGERRSNAQQYLGSQTLITAAGAGVAALLGNEQNNSSVISSGGSAFGVTNNSGNSALTSILSSGASDIREWVNKLYGEAFAAVYVPPAAEVALHLDHEITIDYEPKGRSVRHEKDHASLPNLD; from the coding sequence ATGAAGGCTAACGCCTTGCTCAAATGGCTGGTACCGGCTGCGCTGCTGGCCGTGGTACTGATCATCATGAAAAGCTGGGTCGCGGGAGGCAGCAAGCCGTCTCCAGAGCACCCAGTTCATCAGGGCGATATTCAATTATCTGCCGAGCAAGCCAAGTCGCTCGGCATTGCGGGCGATACCCCACGCGACACGGTCGCCACCTTGGTAGGCCAAGTGAAGGCCATGCGCAGCGACATGCTAGGTTTGAAGAAACACAACGATTCGCTGCAGACGGAGAACAACCGCCTGCGCGAGCGGGAAAACAGCGTCGACTCGCGTATTCAGACGGCACTTGGCAGTGTGACCCAGCAGGTAGACGAAGGCCGCCGGCAAGCCAATGAAGCACGCATCAAAGCGGAACAAGACAGTCGTCAGGCTAGCGGTCTGCTGACGCAATTGCAGGAACAGTTGTCGGGGCTGACCGGCAAAGGCAAGGATATGCCGATCGGACTGGGTCTTGAACCGGGCGATGGGGACCAGTTCGAAGGGCGGCATACTGCCAACGATGCGCTGCAGTGGATTGAACCCTCGGATGCTCCCTCCACCGAAGCCCGAGGTAAAACCAAGACCTCTTCCGCACCGAGTCTGCCTAATGCCTTCAACTCGCTCGAGGGCTTGAAGGACAATGCCATCAACCGCAGCCAAAAGCAGTTACGCGAGGTCACCAAGGGTGAGCGTGACCTGACGCGATCCGGTGATCGTACCGAAGGTGCGCAGCCGGTCTACACCATTCCCGAAAATGCGACATTGATGGGCTCGGTCGCCATGACCGCGCTGATCGGCCGAGTCCCTGTGGACGGCACCGTGAATGATCCCTATCCCTTCAAGGTGCTGGTCGGCCCCGAGAACCTAACGGCCAACGGCATCGACCTGCCGGACGTCGCAGGGGCCGTGATGAGCGGCACAGCCTCCGGTGACTGGACCTTGTCTTGCGTACGCGGACAGGTCGAGTCGATCACCTTTGTGTTTACGGATGGCACCATCCGCACGGTGCCTCAGCCAAAGACGGTCTCCAGCCGCAATGCCTCCACCACCCAGAGCTCAAATACCGACAAGATCCGCGGTGGACTCGGTTACCTCTCCGATCCGTATGGCATTCCTTGCATTGCCGGCGAGCGTCGCTCGAATGCTCAGCAGTACTTGGGCAGTCAGACTCTGATCACTGCCGCCGGTGCTGGCGTCGCCGCCCTGCTCGGGAATGAACAGAACAACAGCAGCGTCATCAGTTCGGGCGGCAGTGCCTTCGGGGTCACTAACAACAGTGGTAATAGCGCACTGACCTCAATTCTCAGTAGTGGGGCCAGCGACATTCGAGAGTGGGTCAACAAACTGTATGGCGAAGCCTTTGCTGCCGTGTACGTACCACCGGCAGCAGAAGTCGCCCTTCACCTCGACCATGAGATCACCATCGACTACGAGCCCAAGGGCCGGAGTGTTCGCCATGAAAAAGACCATGCTTCTCTGCCTAACCTGGATTAG
- a CDS encoding TIGR03749 family integrating conjugative element protein: MKRISTLGLSLTLMLSGAAAQAIELMHWERLPLAVPLVINQERVVFIDEAVRVGVPSALKDKLRVQSTGGTLYLRASEAIAPTRLQLQSVKTGEIILLDIAATPGDQPLEPVRILKNAPMQAIESESSTVPVPERTPIPDALTRYAAQSLYAPLRTVESLPGVRRVPLKLRTELPTLLPSENVSSTPIAAWRLGDYWVTTVKLRNRGTATVQLDPRGLQAKLFAATFQHAFLGPVGSAEDTTIAYLITRGAGLEHALMLPPVARGADDEG; encoded by the coding sequence ATGAAGCGGATTTCTACCCTGGGACTCAGCCTCACACTGATGCTATCGGGCGCAGCCGCGCAGGCCATCGAACTGATGCACTGGGAACGCCTACCGCTCGCGGTCCCACTGGTGATCAATCAGGAACGAGTGGTCTTTATCGATGAAGCTGTTCGTGTCGGCGTGCCTTCCGCTCTGAAGGATAAACTGCGCGTGCAATCAACCGGAGGCACGCTGTACCTGCGCGCGTCGGAAGCCATTGCACCGACACGACTGCAGCTGCAATCGGTTAAGACGGGCGAGATCATCCTCTTGGATATCGCGGCCACGCCTGGCGATCAACCCCTGGAGCCCGTGCGTATTCTCAAGAATGCTCCGATGCAAGCTATCGAGTCTGAATCGAGCACCGTCCCCGTTCCCGAACGTACACCGATCCCGGACGCGTTGACGCGCTACGCCGCGCAAAGCCTGTACGCGCCGCTGCGCACCGTGGAGTCCCTGCCCGGTGTACGCCGCGTCCCGCTCAAGCTGCGCACCGAACTGCCGACCCTGCTGCCGAGCGAAAACGTTTCCAGCACACCTATCGCCGCCTGGCGGCTTGGTGACTATTGGGTGACGACCGTGAAGTTGCGCAATCGAGGTACAGCTACGGTGCAACTAGATCCACGTGGACTGCAGGCAAAGCTGTTCGCCGCGACCTTCCAGCATGCTTTCCTCGGGCCGGTCGGCAGCGCGGAAGACACCACGATTGCCTACCTCATCACTCGCGGTGCCGGCCTCGAACACGCCCTGATGCTTCCGCCCGTTGCGCGGGGTGCTGACGATGAAGGCTAA
- a CDS encoding PFL_4703 family integrating conjugative element protein — protein MSRFRNKVDAQQAHIFSLRLAIVTLALLSAGLWYGWRSAPTDLTVHVPPDLRAGSTRKWWDVPPENVYAFALYIFGQLNRWPSDGEQDYRRAIYGLQSYLTPACKAFLDGDYEYRKAAGELRQRVRGVYEILGRGYSEDPELRVKQLDRDSWLVTLDLNADEYYAAEPVKRVVVRYPLRVVRFDLDPERNKWGLALDCYQGTPQKISPPGGEP, from the coding sequence ATGAGTCGATTTCGAAACAAGGTCGATGCCCAACAGGCCCATATCTTCAGCCTACGTCTGGCGATAGTGACGCTCGCCCTGCTCAGCGCCGGACTATGGTATGGCTGGCGCTCAGCACCAACCGATCTGACCGTGCATGTCCCCCCTGATCTGCGCGCGGGCAGCACGCGCAAGTGGTGGGATGTTCCCCCAGAGAATGTGTATGCCTTTGCCCTGTACATCTTTGGCCAACTCAACCGCTGGCCCTCGGATGGCGAACAGGATTATCGCCGCGCGATCTATGGCTTGCAGTCCTACCTGACACCCGCCTGCAAGGCCTTCCTCGATGGCGACTACGAGTATCGCAAGGCCGCAGGCGAACTGCGTCAACGGGTGCGTGGCGTCTACGAAATTCTAGGCCGAGGCTACAGTGAAGATCCGGAACTGCGGGTCAAGCAACTTGATCGCGACAGCTGGTTGGTCACACTCGACCTCAACGCTGATGAGTATTACGCCGCCGAACCGGTGAAACGGGTGGTCGTGCGTTATCCGTTACGGGTGGTGCGGTTCGATCTGGACCCCGAACGCAATAAGTGGGGCCTTGCACTGGATTGCTATCAGGGCACGCCGCAAAAAATCTCCCCGCCTGGAGGTGAACCATGA
- a CDS encoding TIGR03750 family conjugal transfer protein, with protein MNDTIERLADGTLVFLPERLNRDPAVLRGLTNDEMWVALGTGAVIGLLVGVPLAIATASIAMAPTSMIAGMTVVLLVGGTLLRRAKRARPETWLYRKLEWILASRWRLGRGSLILHSGAWTVRRSRRLRPALSRWQP; from the coding sequence ATGAACGACACTATCGAACGCCTTGCCGACGGCACTTTGGTCTTTCTGCCGGAGCGACTCAATCGTGATCCCGCCGTATTGCGCGGTTTAACCAATGATGAAATGTGGGTGGCCCTAGGCACCGGCGCCGTCATTGGCCTGCTGGTGGGCGTTCCTCTGGCAATCGCCACCGCCTCGATTGCCATGGCGCCGACCAGCATGATCGCAGGCATGACAGTGGTGTTGTTGGTTGGGGGCACGCTACTGCGTCGGGCCAAACGGGCTCGACCGGAGACCTGGTTGTACCGCAAGCTCGAATGGATACTCGCCAGCCGTTGGCGCCTGGGGCGTGGAAGTTTGATTCTCCACTCCGGTGCCTGGACAGTTCGCCGTTCGCGTCGACTGCGCCCTGCCCTGTCTCGGTGGCAGCCATGA
- a CDS encoding TIGR03745 family integrating conjugative element membrane protein produces MLKCLVPLKNNLRDRASQRLIGLLLVLGPGLAFAELPTMEAPSRGEGSGLIETIKNYAYDAGILLGLLIALLAFLGVAWHSLTVFADVQNQRKTWKDLGAVVGIGALLVVIIIWFLTKASAIL; encoded by the coding sequence ATGCTCAAGTGCCTTGTCCCCCTTAAAAACAACCTGCGTGATCGTGCAAGCCAACGCCTGATCGGTCTGCTGCTGGTCCTTGGGCCAGGCCTAGCCTTTGCCGAGCTACCGACCATGGAGGCGCCTTCCCGAGGCGAAGGTTCGGGATTGATCGAGACGATCAAAAACTACGCCTACGACGCCGGCATTCTACTAGGTCTGCTGATTGCCCTGCTCGCGTTTCTCGGCGTGGCTTGGCATTCCCTGACCGTATTTGCCGACGTCCAAAACCAGCGCAAGACCTGGAAAGACCTCGGCGCGGTAGTTGGTATCGGCGCCCTGTTGGTGGTGATCATCATCTGGTTCCTCACCAAAGCTTCCGCGATTCTCTGA
- a CDS encoding TIGR03758 family integrating conjugative element protein, whose protein sequence is MSMTDAQTAAFQNASGFSAQSSSALWISMVMVLALLWCAWVMWTAYRGWATGNVRFGAFGGNAARVLLTLLILMFFTLS, encoded by the coding sequence ATGAGCATGACTGACGCTCAGACCGCCGCCTTTCAAAACGCTTCCGGCTTCTCGGCACAGAGCAGTTCGGCGCTTTGGATTTCCATGGTTATGGTCCTGGCGTTGCTGTGGTGTGCCTGGGTGATGTGGACCGCTTACCGAGGTTGGGCCACCGGCAATGTGCGTTTTGGAGCCTTCGGCGGAAACGCTGCGCGCGTACTGCTTACCTTGCTGATTTTGATGTTCTTCACCCTGTCCTAA
- a CDS encoding RAQPRD family integrative conjugative element protein, which yields MPTVFCRICCLLVLTTFNSGSYAASAHEQEQLSLILQQLDAIEHLATRAQTASQDESTERYRFDYPHLTRDIQRIRQGVQDYLSPSRAQPRDPREMVGDYRLDTPSAEPSP from the coding sequence ATGCCAACTGTATTTTGCCGAATCTGCTGCCTGCTCGTACTGACCACGTTCAATAGTGGCAGCTATGCCGCATCTGCTCATGAACAGGAGCAGTTGAGTCTGATTTTGCAGCAACTCGACGCTATCGAACATCTTGCGACAAGAGCCCAGACAGCCAGCCAGGATGAATCAACCGAGCGTTATCGCTTCGACTATCCCCACCTAACTCGAGACATCCAGCGCATCCGCCAGGGTGTGCAGGACTATCTCTCCCCCTCCCGCGCTCAACCTCGCGATCCCCGTGAAATGGTCGGTGATTACCGACTTGATACCCCGTCTGCGGAGCCTTCGCCATGA
- a CDS encoding MFS transporter, which translates to MYASTILIGTGVALGNVLLPGLIKRDFPTKMASMTGPYSITMGAAGAVGSAVIVPLTQSWGWPMALSLLVAAPLLALVVWLPQLKKHGHVNLSGPKQAPTVAVWRSPLAWQVTLFMGLNAMPFYVAVGWLLTILIDHGISPEPAATVHGTLQLTTAIPGLILTATLRRLKDQKLAAATVSLLTASSLIGLIYAPDYAMLWAAFLGLGSGAIMMLGLTFIGLRTKNAGDTAALSGMAQCVGYLMAAAGPLLLGQLHDWTGGWTAPLLITAAISVAGAFTGMLAGRNVQLEHAESSSRTSPAIQSANALTAGERKR; encoded by the coding sequence TTGTACGCCAGTACGATATTGATAGGCACTGGGGTCGCCCTGGGCAACGTGCTGCTGCCCGGCCTGATCAAACGCGACTTCCCGACAAAAATGGCGTCCATGACCGGCCCTTATTCCATAACGATGGGCGCAGCGGGCGCTGTCGGTTCAGCCGTAATAGTGCCGCTGACCCAATCATGGGGATGGCCGATGGCCCTGAGTTTGTTGGTCGCAGCCCCATTATTGGCGCTGGTGGTGTGGCTGCCGCAGTTGAAAAAACACGGACACGTAAATCTGTCCGGTCCGAAACAAGCGCCAACCGTGGCCGTCTGGCGTTCGCCGCTGGCATGGCAGGTCACACTCTTCATGGGACTGAACGCGATGCCTTTTTATGTCGCCGTCGGCTGGCTGCTGACGATTCTGATAGACCATGGCATATCCCCGGAGCCAGCAGCCACCGTACACGGCACGCTTCAACTGACCACGGCCATTCCCGGCCTGATTCTAACGGCCACGCTTCGCCGTCTCAAAGACCAGAAACTGGCAGCCGCTACCGTCAGCCTGTTAACCGCCTCATCCCTGATCGGGCTCATTTACGCGCCAGACTACGCCATGTTGTGGGCCGCGTTCCTGGGCTTGGGCTCTGGTGCCATCATGATGCTCGGTCTGACCTTCATCGGCTTGCGCACAAAAAATGCCGGTGACACGGCGGCACTTTCAGGAATGGCGCAGTGCGTCGGCTACCTGATGGCAGCTGCAGGCCCCTTGCTGCTGGGCCAACTGCACGATTGGACCGGTGGCTGGACAGCACCGCTGCTGATCACAGCCGCAATCTCCGTAGCCGGCGCATTCACTGGCATGCTGGCCGGGCGCAACGTTCAACTTGAACATGCTGAATCATCGTCGCGAACAAGCCCGGCAATCCAGTCAGCGAATGCACTCACGGCTGGCGAAAGAAAGCGCTGA
- a CDS encoding LysR family transcriptional regulator, with translation MDRIQAMQVFVRVAEAGSFIQAAQTLSLPASTVTSSVKNLEKYLQVRLLNRTTRRVSLTPEGAQYLAQCREILELIEHTENSLTDSVKRPQGRLRVDMPGGIAHFIVMPNLQDFYRRYPDIYLMIGVNDRQVDLIQEGVDCVIRTGELDDSTLVARPLGRFRWVTCASAAYLEENGTPQTPQDLSHHRSIHYLSGRARQAGEMRFARGTEKVSVPVNGTAAVNETGLYIKMCLEGFGLVQLAENVVSEHLREGRLVEVLADWQPASVPVHLLYPHQRFLSPAVSAFADWIAGLVRDDDSACSS, from the coding sequence ATGGACCGTATTCAAGCGATGCAGGTTTTCGTCCGTGTGGCTGAAGCAGGAAGCTTTATCCAGGCGGCGCAGACGCTCTCTCTGCCGGCCTCGACAGTTACCAGCAGCGTTAAAAATCTTGAGAAGTACTTGCAGGTGCGCCTGCTGAACAGAACAACGCGGCGAGTCAGCCTGACGCCTGAGGGCGCTCAATATCTGGCGCAATGCAGGGAAATATTGGAGCTGATCGAACACACAGAGAACAGCCTGACGGATTCCGTAAAACGGCCACAGGGGCGTTTGCGTGTCGATATGCCGGGTGGCATTGCACACTTCATCGTCATGCCAAATCTGCAAGACTTTTACCGGCGCTACCCGGATATCTATCTGATGATAGGCGTCAATGACCGGCAGGTTGATCTGATTCAGGAGGGTGTCGATTGCGTCATTCGTACAGGCGAGCTCGATGACTCAACGCTCGTTGCGCGCCCACTCGGACGGTTTCGCTGGGTGACCTGTGCGTCTGCCGCCTATCTCGAAGAGAACGGTACTCCGCAAACCCCGCAAGATTTGTCTCACCATCGATCCATTCATTACTTATCAGGCCGCGCAAGGCAAGCAGGTGAAATGCGCTTTGCCCGTGGCACTGAAAAGGTCTCAGTCCCGGTCAACGGCACAGCGGCCGTCAACGAGACTGGGCTCTACATCAAAATGTGCCTTGAAGGTTTTGGGTTGGTGCAGCTCGCCGAGAACGTGGTCAGCGAGCATCTGCGAGAAGGGCGGCTGGTCGAAGTGCTTGCTGACTGGCAGCCTGCATCGGTTCCTGTGCACCTGCTATACCCTCATCAGCGCTTTCTTTCGCCAGCCGTGAGTGCATTCGCTGACTGGATTGCCGGGCTTGTTCGCGACGATGATTCAGCATGTTCAAGTTGA
- a CDS encoding amidohydrolase family protein, producing MAEYNRSIVQGPAAPAGRTLIRGATVLSMDGDIGNLARGDILIEGSTITAIGENLEAGDAVVIEASGMIAMPGMVDTHRHSWEGQLRRINPNAETLEDYCNATHFSFAKYYRPADMYIGNLLTALGCIDAGITTVVDNSHNSRTGAHSDAAVEALLDAGIRSVHASGAPVSGEWDKAHWPGNLERLQEKYVKNGDNPLLSLAVMAQLELELWAEARRLGLPIITEFFGGDMAAELEGLHREGLLRPDNIFNHCTSLPDAGWKILREAGVRVNVCPRSDAHYGIEDGMFAMQSAQRHGISPGLSVDNETSYSGDMFMEMRVAFYLQRVMGMHQQRCCGAEHHPVTLPAHGLLKAATLDGATCAGLQDKVGSLAPGKQADLILINAQDINLYPSGNAFGTVVHAAERSNVDTVIIGGRIVKQGGKVLGVDSERLRAAIDESREHLFAAAGYQPDMFAEKFLPLESAK from the coding sequence ATGGCTGAATATAACCGCAGCATCGTGCAAGGCCCAGCCGCTCCGGCCGGCCGCACACTTATCCGTGGCGCCACTGTGCTGAGCATGGATGGCGATATCGGCAATCTGGCGCGCGGCGATATCCTTATCGAAGGCAGCACCATCACGGCCATTGGTGAAAACCTCGAGGCAGGCGATGCTGTTGTTATCGAAGCATCCGGCATGATCGCCATGCCGGGCATGGTCGATACGCACCGTCACTCCTGGGAAGGGCAACTGCGTCGAATCAATCCAAATGCCGAAACCCTTGAAGACTACTGCAACGCCACGCACTTCTCGTTCGCTAAATACTATCGCCCGGCTGACATGTATATCGGCAACCTGCTGACTGCATTGGGCTGCATCGATGCCGGCATCACCACCGTGGTCGATAACTCGCACAACAGCCGTACCGGCGCGCATTCTGACGCCGCAGTCGAGGCATTGCTCGATGCTGGTATCCGCTCTGTACACGCCTCCGGTGCGCCAGTTTCCGGTGAGTGGGACAAAGCCCACTGGCCCGGCAACCTGGAGCGCCTGCAGGAAAAATACGTCAAGAACGGCGACAACCCACTGCTCTCGCTGGCGGTGATGGCGCAGCTGGAGCTTGAGCTGTGGGCTGAAGCCCGGCGTCTGGGGCTGCCGATCATTACCGAATTTTTCGGTGGGGACATGGCAGCTGAGCTGGAGGGTTTGCATCGCGAGGGTCTGCTGCGCCCCGATAACATCTTCAACCACTGCACCTCGCTGCCGGACGCCGGCTGGAAAATCCTTCGCGAGGCTGGCGTGCGGGTCAACGTATGCCCGCGTTCAGATGCCCACTACGGCATTGAAGATGGAATGTTCGCCATGCAGTCGGCCCAGCGTCACGGCATCAGTCCGGGGCTGAGTGTCGATAACGAAACCTCCTACAGCGGTGACATGTTCATGGAGATGCGGGTGGCGTTCTACCTGCAGCGCGTCATGGGCATGCACCAGCAGCGCTGCTGCGGCGCAGAACATCATCCGGTGACCCTACCTGCTCATGGCCTACTGAAAGCCGCCACTCTCGACGGCGCTACCTGTGCCGGATTGCAGGACAAAGTCGGCAGCCTGGCCCCCGGCAAACAGGCCGACCTGATCCTTATAAACGCGCAGGACATCAACCTTTACCCGTCAGGCAACGCATTCGGCACCGTTGTACACGCGGCCGAACGCAGTAATGTCGATACCGTCATTATTGGCGGGCGCATCGTCAAGCAGGGCGGCAAGGTGCTGGGCGTGGACAGCGAAAGGCTGCGTGCGGCGATCGACGAATCCCGTGAGCATCTGTTTGCTGCTGCAGGCTATCAGCCGGATATGTTTGCCGAGAAATTCCTGCCGCTTGAGTCAGCCAAGTAA
- a CDS encoding DMT family transporter, with amino-acid sequence MNAAYYLLAVCAGLGITLQTTLNGQLAKGVGGDSVAAALFSFTAGALCLSIFSLMRGGIVVSLAAIPAQPWWSLLGGLLGAGALLSYVVLAPKIGLSALLGLAIAGQIISSLVIDHFGLMGALERPVSLVKLAGAMVMLAGLAIALFGDRWLALFSN; translated from the coding sequence ATGAACGCAGCCTACTACCTGCTGGCCGTCTGCGCAGGGCTTGGCATCACCCTGCAGACCACGCTGAATGGCCAACTCGCTAAAGGCGTGGGTGGAGATTCGGTCGCGGCGGCGCTGTTCTCTTTTACTGCCGGTGCGTTATGCCTGAGTATCTTTTCATTGATGCGCGGCGGGATAGTGGTCTCACTGGCGGCTATACCTGCCCAGCCCTGGTGGAGCCTGCTGGGCGGTCTGCTGGGTGCCGGCGCGTTGCTTAGTTATGTGGTGCTTGCGCCAAAAATCGGTCTGTCAGCCCTGCTGGGCCTCGCTATCGCCGGGCAGATTATTTCGTCACTGGTTATCGATCACTTCGGCTTGATGGGGGCATTGGAAAGGCCGGTGTCTCTCGTCAAGTTGGCCGGGGCAATGGTGATGCTCGCAGGCCTGGCCATCGCTCTGTTCGGTGACAGGTGGTTAGCGCTTTTCTCCAACTGA
- a CDS encoding SMP-30/gluconolactonase/LRE family protein, producing the protein MFKALTDTTSLLGECPVWCERTERLFSTDIPGRELRALDPENGEVQRWSLPEPLGSFALTADEDILLMGLASCLGYYNLSSGRFSKVTATPGVAGTRINDGRCDRMGNFVFSTMDTGEPVQTIGRFHRLNAATLETETLDLPEVAIPNSICFSPDGFTMYYADSLQGCIFCCDYPSLENQRVFTTVNGQGAPDGSCIDAHGFLWSAEWGGSRVVRYAADGKVDSVIGSPCIQTTCPVLAGPGYETLYCTSARIGLDKPADFDGTLIKPKPF; encoded by the coding sequence ATGTTTAAAGCCCTAACCGACACGACCAGTCTTCTTGGCGAGTGTCCTGTCTGGTGTGAAAGAACCGAACGCCTGTTCTCGACCGACATCCCCGGCCGCGAGTTGCGTGCTCTGGACCCCGAAAACGGCGAAGTGCAGCGATGGTCCCTGCCAGAGCCGCTAGGGTCATTTGCCCTCACGGCAGACGAAGACATATTGCTGATGGGACTGGCATCCTGCTTGGGCTACTACAACCTGAGCTCCGGTCGTTTCAGCAAAGTCACAGCCACCCCTGGCGTGGCAGGAACCCGGATCAATGATGGCCGCTGCGACCGTATGGGAAACTTCGTATTCAGCACGATGGACACCGGCGAGCCGGTGCAAACCATAGGCAGATTTCACCGGCTCAATGCCGCGACGCTCGAGACAGAAACGCTGGACCTTCCCGAAGTGGCGATCCCGAACAGCATCTGTTTTAGCCCGGACGGTTTCACCATGTATTACGCGGACTCCCTGCAAGGATGCATTTTCTGCTGCGATTACCCATCGCTAGAAAACCAGCGTGTATTCACTACAGTCAACGGTCAGGGTGCTCCAGACGGTTCTTGTATTGATGCGCATGGTTTTCTCTGGAGTGCGGAATGGGGCGGTAGCAGAGTCGTGCGTTACGCGGCAGACGGCAAAGTTGACAGCGTGATCGGCTCCCCGTGTATTCAGACCACTTGCCCGGTCTTAGCGGGACCTGGTTATGAAACGCTTTACTGCACCAGCGCAAGGATAGGGCTGGATAAGCCGGCAGATTTCGATGGCACGCTGATAAAGCCGAAGCCGTTTTAG
- the pip gene encoding prolyl aminopeptidase, translated as MQAPCEVTYNLFPAIEEARRSGTLQVDEPHTLYWEESGNPGGVPVVYLHGGPGEGAPPGKRQFWDPDHYRIVLFDQRGALRSTPLGELRNNTTQALVDDLETLRKHLDIESWLITGGSWGTTLALAYGEAHPQRCLGFILRGVFLGTEDEIDWFIHGMRRFFPQAHEDFVNFIPEEERQDLLQAYLDRMTSDDEKSSGEAIRAWVRYSASCSLLRHDPDGVEEQAADQTTSTGMGRLDVWYFKNRLFLEEDQLIANIEAIKHLPCKIIQGGHDMIATPNSAFRLHKAWPDSVLKIINDAGHAPSEPGIISALIEATEQFKEMGKFY; from the coding sequence ATGCAAGCTCCTTGTGAAGTCACCTACAACTTGTTCCCTGCCATCGAAGAAGCGCGACGCAGCGGTACGTTGCAAGTCGATGAACCTCATACCCTCTATTGGGAGGAAAGCGGCAACCCTGGCGGAGTCCCAGTGGTGTACCTGCACGGTGGCCCCGGTGAAGGTGCGCCACCCGGCAAGCGCCAGTTCTGGGATCCCGATCACTACCGCATCGTGCTGTTCGATCAACGTGGCGCCCTCCGTTCGACGCCACTGGGAGAATTGCGCAACAACACGACACAGGCGCTGGTCGACGACTTGGAAACACTTCGCAAGCATCTGGATATCGAAAGCTGGCTGATAACCGGTGGCTCGTGGGGCACCACGCTCGCTCTGGCTTATGGTGAGGCTCATCCGCAGCGCTGTCTGGGTTTCATCTTACGGGGCGTATTCCTTGGCACCGAAGATGAGATCGACTGGTTCATCCATGGCATGCGTCGGTTTTTCCCACAAGCACACGAGGATTTCGTGAACTTCATTCCCGAGGAGGAGCGCCAGGATCTGCTGCAGGCTTATCTCGATCGAATGACGAGCGACGACGAGAAATCAAGCGGAGAAGCCATTCGCGCTTGGGTTCGCTACTCGGCAAGTTGTTCGTTGTTACGCCACGATCCGGACGGGGTTGAAGAACAAGCCGCCGATCAAACAACCAGTACCGGCATGGGGCGCCTTGACGTTTGGTATTTTAAAAACCGTCTGTTTCTTGAAGAAGACCAACTGATAGCCAACATTGAGGCGATCAAGCATCTCCCGTGCAAAATCATCCAGGGTGGACACGACATGATTGCCACGCCCAATTCCGCTTTCCGCTTGCACAAAGCTTGGCCAGACTCGGTGCTGAAGATCATAAACGACGCAGGCCATGCGCCGTCTGAACCAGGGATTATCAGCGCGCTGATCGAGGCGACCGAGCAGTTCAAGGAAATGGGGAAGTTCTATTGA